The Pseudomonadota bacterium nucleotide sequence AGATTGAAACCAGGACCGGGATCGATACGCGTATCGGTAAGGTTACGAAAGCCGGAAGTCGCCAGTGAAACCACCCGCAGCACTGCCCGTCCAAGCCTCAGGGCCCGCGGGACACCAAGCGACGCATGACGGAGTCACGCAAGCGTAGTGCCTCGCCACAGGAATCCTGGTTGGTTGGGGCCTGCAGTGGAGCTCGCTGGCAAGGCGGACCGACGAAGACTGCGGTTAATTTCGATGCGGTGCAGCGCATATTCGAGGAGGTCCCAACGCCGCCAGCGGGCGCCAGGGCTGGGGCCAAACGATCAGGATTCCTGTGGCGAGGCACTAGGTCCCAGGGTTCATCAGGTATCGCCTATATCCGCATGGGCATGACAACGCCCACGAAGCCGCCTTCGTTGGCTGGCCGCACTACCCCCGGATCCAGTTGACCCCCAAACTCCAGCACCACCTCGTCGTCGCTGAGCGCGCCCAAGACGTCGAGAAGATAGCGAGCGTTGAAGCCGATGTTGACAGCCTCTCCGGCATAGCCGACCTCGATCTCCTCGCTGCCTTCACCGACCTCGGGGTTTTCGCTGGTAACCTGGACCTGGCCGGGCTCGATGTTGAAACGCACCGCACCGCTCTTGTCGCTGGCCATCAGACTCACTCGTCTGAGCGCTTCGGTCAGTACCACACGCGCCACCGTGAGCCTGCTCGGACTCGCCTGGGGAATGACCTTCGAATAGGGTGGGAACTGCTCGTCCGCAAGCTTGATGCTGAGCTCTACCCCATCACGGCGGAAAAAAACGCTGCCGCCCGCCAGAGCGATACCAACGTCCGACGCGGCGGCTTCGCCGCCCTTGCGATCCACTGGAGCATCGTCGATCAAGCGCCGGAGCTCGGTGACTCCCTTCGCGGGAACGAGCATGCTGAACTGCAACGGGTCTTCGCGCTCGAGCGTGGTCTCTGCCTTGGACAAGCGGTGACCGTCGGTCGTT carries:
- the dnaN gene encoding DNA polymerase III subunit beta, translated to MKLSIRKKDLLRNLTRTHSVADRKSSMPILSNILVSAREPTILTLAATDLYLAVTTSTAAEIQRDGTCAVSARTLFDIVKNLPESEVHLSVDENNAMEIRAAKVRYRIPGMPGGDFPSLPTPGDASFVDIDTDTLDRLITLTHYSMSSDDTRPHLAGTLFEGEGKSVRMVTTDGHRLSKAETTLEREDPLQFSMLVPAKGVTELRRLIDDAPVDRKGGEAAASDVGIALAGGSVFFRRDGVELSIKLADEQFPPYSKVIPQASPSRLTVARVVLTEALRRVSLMASDKSGAVRFNIEPGQVQVTSENPEVGEGSEEIEVGYAGEAVNIGFNARYLLDVLGALSDDEVVLEFGGQLDPGVVRPANEGGFVGVVMPMRI